The following proteins come from a genomic window of Pelmatolapia mariae isolate MD_Pm_ZW linkage group LG17, Pm_UMD_F_2, whole genome shotgun sequence:
- the cherp gene encoding calcium homeostasis endoplasmic reticulum protein isoform X3, producing MDIPSPPEEIYNPGAKDVVDIPPPPMPMIAPPPIPPPSAPAIDELIQQSQWNLQQQEQHLHTLRQEQVTAAITLAMEQQTQKLLLETQLDITEFDNLLQPIIDTCTKDAISAGKNWMFNNAKTPQHCELMTSHLRNRITADTAHFELRLHLIYLTNDVLHHCQRKQQKDLLAALQKVVVPIYCTSFLAVEEEKQQKITRLLQLWEKNGYFDEETIQQLQNPALGLGQYQASLITEYAAVVQPVQLAFQQQIQALKTQHDEFVASLKQQHQSQPQSAPVGQLAAPAEPEKPPPMTTQAGDVKLPMSGPPPGEFDGSSSRPPDPSNPSGPSDIPPTKPAWYDPQHMSPWNPNQPPPFDPNQPPPPCPPWNSHEGMWNDQRDPGNWSGGPGREGGPWSGPGGSEHAPPSWNSYDQQPPWGNQPDQPPWGQREPPFPPRMQRPPHFRGPFPPHQQPPPFNQPPPPPHGFGRFPPRFMQEDFSPRHHYDRPPYTPHRFDYAQGEYPGDIPGPPPHHHPNQRLPPPGMGADHPPWGGGQHPEFGPPPHGFNGHSPHMRHRQHPVQDDPSLVPNVPYFDLPAGLMAPLVKLEDCDYKPLDPKDIRLPPPMPPSDRLLAAVEAFYSPPSHDRPRNSEGWEQNGLYEFFRAKMRARRKKDQEKRNSGRGGSRSRSRSRSRGRSSSRSSSHSSKSSRSRSRSSRSRSQSRSRSYSRSRSRSRSRSSRSHSRSRSRSRSHSPTKRRRGPKSRSSSPPSTAVLGTTSSKLPADTRLGEENKGHQLLMKMGWSGSGGLGAKEQGIQDPIKGGDIRDKWDQYKGVGVSLDDPYENYRRNKSYNFVARMKAREEVNREPQDAPSTD from the exons aAATATACAACCCTGGTGCAAAAGATGTGGTTGATATCCCCCCTCCACCGATGCCGATGATTGCTCCACCTCCAATACCTCCACCCTCTGCGCCCGCTATAGATGAGCTCATTCAACAGAGCCAGTGGaatctgcagcagcaggagcagcatcTGCACACGCTCAGACAg GAACAGGTCACTGCAGCCATTACTTTAGCTATGGAGCAGCAGACCCAAAAGCTGCTGCTGGAAACGCAGTTGGacataacagaatttgacaaccTGCTTCAACCCATTATAGACACCTGCACCAAAGATGCCATCTCG gCTGGTAAGAACTGGATGTTCAATAATGCCAAGACCCCACAGCACTGTGAACTGATGACATCACATCTACGCAACCGCATCACTGCTGATACAGCTCATTTTGAGCTGCGCCTACATCTTATCTACTTAACAAATGACGTTCTTCATCACTG CCAGCGGAAGCAGCAGAAGGATTTGTTGGCAGCACTGCAGAAAGTTGTTGTTCCAATCTACTGCACAAGCTTTCTAGCTgtggaggaagaaaaacagcagaagaTCACCAGG TTGTTGCAGCTTTGGGAGAAAAATGGGTACTTTGATGAGGAGACCATTCAACAGCTCCAAAATCCAGCACTGGGCCTTGGCCAGTACCAG GCGTCCCTGATAACAGAATATGCTGCAGTGGTGCAGCCAGTCCAGTTGGCCTTCCAGCAGCAGATCCAGGCATTGAAGACTCAGCATGATGAGTTTGTTGCTAGTCTGAAGCAGCAACACCAGTCACAACCGCAGTCTGCCCCTGTAGGACAGCTAGCTGCCCCAGCTGAACCGGAAAAGCCCCCCCCTATGACTACGCAAGCTG GAGATGTAAAGCTTCCCATGTCAGGTCCTCCTCCGGGAGAGTTTGATGGATCTTCATCCAGGCCACCAGACCCCAGCAACCCTAGTGGTCCCTCAGATATACCCCCCACAAAGCCTGCCTGGTATGACCCTCAGCATATGAGCCCCTGGAACCCCAACCAGCCG cctcctttTGACCCAAACCAGCCACCACCACCTTGCCCTCCTTGGAACAGCCATGAGGGGATGTGGAATGATCAGCGGGACCCAGGAAACTGGAGTGGAGGTCCTGGTAGAGAAGGAGGTCCTTGGAGTGGTCCAGGTGGATCTGAGCACGCTCCTCCATCTTGGAACTCGTACGACCAGCAACCACCATGGGGAAATCAGCCGGACCAGCCTCCCTGGGGTCAGAGGGAGCCACCATTTCCTCCACGCATGCAG AGACCGCCCCATTTCAGAGGACCTTTCCCTCCTCACCAGCAGCCACCTCCTTTCAACCAGCCCCCTCCGCCCCCACACGGCTTTGGACGTTTTCCCCCTCGCTTTATGCAGGAAGACTTTTCTCCCAGACATCACTATGACAGACCACCCTATACACCACATCGATTTGACTATGCTCAAGGAGAATATCCTGGAG ATATTCCGGGTCCTCCTCCCCACCACCATCCCAATCAGAGGCTTCCTCCACCAGGTATGGGAGCCGATCATCCTCCCTGGGGTGGAGGCCAGCACCCGGAATTTGGCCCACCGCCACATGGTTTTAATGGCCATTCACCTCACATGCGTCATCGCCAGCATCCAGTGCAAGATGATCCCAGTCTGGTGCCAAATGTGCCCTACTTTGACCTGCCAGCTGGTCTCATGGCTCCGCTTGTTAAA CTTGAGGACTGTGACTATAAACCTCTGGACCCTAAGGACATTCGGTTACCTCCACCCATGCCACCCAGTGATCGCCTGCTAGCTGCTGTGGAAGCTTTCTACAGCCCTCCATCTCATGATCGGCCTAGGAATAG TGAAGGCTGGGAGCAGAATGGCCTGTATGAATTCTTCAGGGCTAAGATGAGGGCCAGAAGGAAAAAGGATCAGGAGAAACGTAACAG TGGTCGTGGAGGCAGCCGCTCCAGGAGTCGCTCTCGCAGCCGAGGGAGGTCTTCGTCTCGCTCCAGCTCTCACTCCTCAAAGTCCTCCAGGTCACGCTCCCGTTCATCACGTTCCCGCTCCCAAAGCCGCTCTCGCTCCTACTCACGATCCAG GTCCAGGAGTAGATCCAGGTCATCTCGTAGTCACTCTCGCTCCAGGTCTCGATCCCGCTCACATTCACCCACCAAGCGACGGCGTGGCCCAAAATCTCGGAGCTCCTCCCCTCC TTCCACAGCAGTGCTGGGCACAACTTCTTCAAAATTACCTGCAGACACCAGGTTAGGGGAGGAAAACAAAGGTCATCAGCTACTGATGAAGATGG GTTGGAGTGGCTCAGGGGGCTTGGGGGCTAAAGAACAGGGCATCCAGGACCCCATTAAAGGAGGCGATATCAGGGATAAATGGGACCAGTACAAAGGTGTGGGGGTCTCACTGGATGACCCTTACGAGAACTATCGCAGGAATAAAAGTTACAACTTTGTAGCTCGCATGAAGGCAAGAGAAGAAG TCAATCGGGAACCCCAGGACGCCCCTTCAACTGACTGA
- the cherp gene encoding calcium homeostasis endoplasmic reticulum protein isoform X2, whose translation MDIPSPPEDQELRNVIDKLAQFVARNGPEFEKMTMEKQKDNPKFSFLFGGEYFSYYKYKLAMEQQQQIYNPGAKDVVDIPPPPMPMIAPPPIPPPSAPAIDELIQQSQWNLQQQEQHLHTLRQEQVTAAITLAMEQQTQKLLLETQLDITEFDNLLQPIIDTCTKDAISAGKNWMFNNAKTPQHCELMTSHLRNRITADTAHFELRLHLIYLTNDVLHHCQRKQQKDLLAALQKVVVPIYCTSFLAVEEEKQQKITRLLQLWEKNGYFDEETIQQLQNPALGLGQYQASLITEYAAVVQPVQLAFQQQIQALKTQHDEFVASLKQQHQSQPQSAPVGQLAAPAEPEKPPPMTTQAGDVKLPMSGPPPGEFDGSSSRPPDPSNPSGPSDIPPTKPAWYDPQHMSPWNPNQPPPFDPNQPPPPCPPWNSHEGMWNDQRDPGNWSGGPGREGGPWSGPGGSEHAPPSWNSYDQQPPWGNQPDQPPWGQREPPFPPRMQRPPHFRGPFPPHQQPPPFNQPPPPPHGFGRFPPRFMQEDFSPRHHYDRPPYTPHRFDYAQGEYPGDIPGPPPHHHPNQRLPPPGMGADHPPWGGGQHPEFGPPPHGFNGHSPHMRHRQHPVQDDPSLVPNVPYFDLPAGLMAPLVKLEDCDYKPLDPKDIRLPPPMPPSDRLLAAVEAFYSPPSHDRPRNSEGWEQNGLYEFFRAKMRARRKKDQEKRNSGRGGSRSRSRSRSRGRSSSRSSSHSSKSSRSRSRSSRSRSQSRSRSYSRSRSRSRSRSSRSHSRSRSRSRSHSPTKRRRGPKSRSSSPPSTAVLGTTSSKLPADTRLGEENKGHQLLMKMGWSGSGGLGAKEQGIQDPIKGGDIRDKWDQYKGVGVSLDDPYENYRRNKSYNFVARMKAREEVNREPQDAPSTD comes from the exons aAATATACAACCCTGGTGCAAAAGATGTGGTTGATATCCCCCCTCCACCGATGCCGATGATTGCTCCACCTCCAATACCTCCACCCTCTGCGCCCGCTATAGATGAGCTCATTCAACAGAGCCAGTGGaatctgcagcagcaggagcagcatcTGCACACGCTCAGACAg GAACAGGTCACTGCAGCCATTACTTTAGCTATGGAGCAGCAGACCCAAAAGCTGCTGCTGGAAACGCAGTTGGacataacagaatttgacaaccTGCTTCAACCCATTATAGACACCTGCACCAAAGATGCCATCTCG gCTGGTAAGAACTGGATGTTCAATAATGCCAAGACCCCACAGCACTGTGAACTGATGACATCACATCTACGCAACCGCATCACTGCTGATACAGCTCATTTTGAGCTGCGCCTACATCTTATCTACTTAACAAATGACGTTCTTCATCACTG CCAGCGGAAGCAGCAGAAGGATTTGTTGGCAGCACTGCAGAAAGTTGTTGTTCCAATCTACTGCACAAGCTTTCTAGCTgtggaggaagaaaaacagcagaagaTCACCAGG TTGTTGCAGCTTTGGGAGAAAAATGGGTACTTTGATGAGGAGACCATTCAACAGCTCCAAAATCCAGCACTGGGCCTTGGCCAGTACCAG GCGTCCCTGATAACAGAATATGCTGCAGTGGTGCAGCCAGTCCAGTTGGCCTTCCAGCAGCAGATCCAGGCATTGAAGACTCAGCATGATGAGTTTGTTGCTAGTCTGAAGCAGCAACACCAGTCACAACCGCAGTCTGCCCCTGTAGGACAGCTAGCTGCCCCAGCTGAACCGGAAAAGCCCCCCCCTATGACTACGCAAGCTG GAGATGTAAAGCTTCCCATGTCAGGTCCTCCTCCGGGAGAGTTTGATGGATCTTCATCCAGGCCACCAGACCCCAGCAACCCTAGTGGTCCCTCAGATATACCCCCCACAAAGCCTGCCTGGTATGACCCTCAGCATATGAGCCCCTGGAACCCCAACCAGCCG cctcctttTGACCCAAACCAGCCACCACCACCTTGCCCTCCTTGGAACAGCCATGAGGGGATGTGGAATGATCAGCGGGACCCAGGAAACTGGAGTGGAGGTCCTGGTAGAGAAGGAGGTCCTTGGAGTGGTCCAGGTGGATCTGAGCACGCTCCTCCATCTTGGAACTCGTACGACCAGCAACCACCATGGGGAAATCAGCCGGACCAGCCTCCCTGGGGTCAGAGGGAGCCACCATTTCCTCCACGCATGCAG AGACCGCCCCATTTCAGAGGACCTTTCCCTCCTCACCAGCAGCCACCTCCTTTCAACCAGCCCCCTCCGCCCCCACACGGCTTTGGACGTTTTCCCCCTCGCTTTATGCAGGAAGACTTTTCTCCCAGACATCACTATGACAGACCACCCTATACACCACATCGATTTGACTATGCTCAAGGAGAATATCCTGGAG ATATTCCGGGTCCTCCTCCCCACCACCATCCCAATCAGAGGCTTCCTCCACCAGGTATGGGAGCCGATCATCCTCCCTGGGGTGGAGGCCAGCACCCGGAATTTGGCCCACCGCCACATGGTTTTAATGGCCATTCACCTCACATGCGTCATCGCCAGCATCCAGTGCAAGATGATCCCAGTCTGGTGCCAAATGTGCCCTACTTTGACCTGCCAGCTGGTCTCATGGCTCCGCTTGTTAAA CTTGAGGACTGTGACTATAAACCTCTGGACCCTAAGGACATTCGGTTACCTCCACCCATGCCACCCAGTGATCGCCTGCTAGCTGCTGTGGAAGCTTTCTACAGCCCTCCATCTCATGATCGGCCTAGGAATAG TGAAGGCTGGGAGCAGAATGGCCTGTATGAATTCTTCAGGGCTAAGATGAGGGCCAGAAGGAAAAAGGATCAGGAGAAACGTAACAG TGGTCGTGGAGGCAGCCGCTCCAGGAGTCGCTCTCGCAGCCGAGGGAGGTCTTCGTCTCGCTCCAGCTCTCACTCCTCAAAGTCCTCCAGGTCACGCTCCCGTTCATCACGTTCCCGCTCCCAAAGCCGCTCTCGCTCCTACTCACGATCCAG GTCCAGGAGTAGATCCAGGTCATCTCGTAGTCACTCTCGCTCCAGGTCTCGATCCCGCTCACATTCACCCACCAAGCGACGGCGTGGCCCAAAATCTCGGAGCTCCTCCCCTCC TTCCACAGCAGTGCTGGGCACAACTTCTTCAAAATTACCTGCAGACACCAGGTTAGGGGAGGAAAACAAAGGTCATCAGCTACTGATGAAGATGG GTTGGAGTGGCTCAGGGGGCTTGGGGGCTAAAGAACAGGGCATCCAGGACCCCATTAAAGGAGGCGATATCAGGGATAAATGGGACCAGTACAAAGGTGTGGGGGTCTCACTGGATGACCCTTACGAGAACTATCGCAGGAATAAAAGTTACAACTTTGTAGCTCGCATGAAGGCAAGAGAAGAAG TCAATCGGGAACCCCAGGACGCCCCTTCAACTGACTGA
- the cherp gene encoding calcium homeostasis endoplasmic reticulum protein isoform X1, whose product MDIPSPPEDQELRNVIDKLAQFVARNGPEFEKMTMEKQKDNPKFSFLFGGEYFSYYKYKLAMEQQQHPSTHDGEEYKSKEIYNPGAKDVVDIPPPPMPMIAPPPIPPPSAPAIDELIQQSQWNLQQQEQHLHTLRQEQVTAAITLAMEQQTQKLLLETQLDITEFDNLLQPIIDTCTKDAISAGKNWMFNNAKTPQHCELMTSHLRNRITADTAHFELRLHLIYLTNDVLHHCQRKQQKDLLAALQKVVVPIYCTSFLAVEEEKQQKITRLLQLWEKNGYFDEETIQQLQNPALGLGQYQASLITEYAAVVQPVQLAFQQQIQALKTQHDEFVASLKQQHQSQPQSAPVGQLAAPAEPEKPPPMTTQAGDVKLPMSGPPPGEFDGSSSRPPDPSNPSGPSDIPPTKPAWYDPQHMSPWNPNQPPPFDPNQPPPPCPPWNSHEGMWNDQRDPGNWSGGPGREGGPWSGPGGSEHAPPSWNSYDQQPPWGNQPDQPPWGQREPPFPPRMQRPPHFRGPFPPHQQPPPFNQPPPPPHGFGRFPPRFMQEDFSPRHHYDRPPYTPHRFDYAQGEYPGDIPGPPPHHHPNQRLPPPGMGADHPPWGGGQHPEFGPPPHGFNGHSPHMRHRQHPVQDDPSLVPNVPYFDLPAGLMAPLVKLEDCDYKPLDPKDIRLPPPMPPSDRLLAAVEAFYSPPSHDRPRNSEGWEQNGLYEFFRAKMRARRKKDQEKRNSGRGGSRSRSRSRSRGRSSSRSSSHSSKSSRSRSRSSRSRSQSRSRSYSRSRSRSRSRSSRSHSRSRSRSRSHSPTKRRRGPKSRSSSPPSTAVLGTTSSKLPADTRLGEENKGHQLLMKMGWSGSGGLGAKEQGIQDPIKGGDIRDKWDQYKGVGVSLDDPYENYRRNKSYNFVARMKAREEVNREPQDAPSTD is encoded by the exons ATCCCTCTACCCACGATGGGGAGGAGTATAAATCTAaag aAATATACAACCCTGGTGCAAAAGATGTGGTTGATATCCCCCCTCCACCGATGCCGATGATTGCTCCACCTCCAATACCTCCACCCTCTGCGCCCGCTATAGATGAGCTCATTCAACAGAGCCAGTGGaatctgcagcagcaggagcagcatcTGCACACGCTCAGACAg GAACAGGTCACTGCAGCCATTACTTTAGCTATGGAGCAGCAGACCCAAAAGCTGCTGCTGGAAACGCAGTTGGacataacagaatttgacaaccTGCTTCAACCCATTATAGACACCTGCACCAAAGATGCCATCTCG gCTGGTAAGAACTGGATGTTCAATAATGCCAAGACCCCACAGCACTGTGAACTGATGACATCACATCTACGCAACCGCATCACTGCTGATACAGCTCATTTTGAGCTGCGCCTACATCTTATCTACTTAACAAATGACGTTCTTCATCACTG CCAGCGGAAGCAGCAGAAGGATTTGTTGGCAGCACTGCAGAAAGTTGTTGTTCCAATCTACTGCACAAGCTTTCTAGCTgtggaggaagaaaaacagcagaagaTCACCAGG TTGTTGCAGCTTTGGGAGAAAAATGGGTACTTTGATGAGGAGACCATTCAACAGCTCCAAAATCCAGCACTGGGCCTTGGCCAGTACCAG GCGTCCCTGATAACAGAATATGCTGCAGTGGTGCAGCCAGTCCAGTTGGCCTTCCAGCAGCAGATCCAGGCATTGAAGACTCAGCATGATGAGTTTGTTGCTAGTCTGAAGCAGCAACACCAGTCACAACCGCAGTCTGCCCCTGTAGGACAGCTAGCTGCCCCAGCTGAACCGGAAAAGCCCCCCCCTATGACTACGCAAGCTG GAGATGTAAAGCTTCCCATGTCAGGTCCTCCTCCGGGAGAGTTTGATGGATCTTCATCCAGGCCACCAGACCCCAGCAACCCTAGTGGTCCCTCAGATATACCCCCCACAAAGCCTGCCTGGTATGACCCTCAGCATATGAGCCCCTGGAACCCCAACCAGCCG cctcctttTGACCCAAACCAGCCACCACCACCTTGCCCTCCTTGGAACAGCCATGAGGGGATGTGGAATGATCAGCGGGACCCAGGAAACTGGAGTGGAGGTCCTGGTAGAGAAGGAGGTCCTTGGAGTGGTCCAGGTGGATCTGAGCACGCTCCTCCATCTTGGAACTCGTACGACCAGCAACCACCATGGGGAAATCAGCCGGACCAGCCTCCCTGGGGTCAGAGGGAGCCACCATTTCCTCCACGCATGCAG AGACCGCCCCATTTCAGAGGACCTTTCCCTCCTCACCAGCAGCCACCTCCTTTCAACCAGCCCCCTCCGCCCCCACACGGCTTTGGACGTTTTCCCCCTCGCTTTATGCAGGAAGACTTTTCTCCCAGACATCACTATGACAGACCACCCTATACACCACATCGATTTGACTATGCTCAAGGAGAATATCCTGGAG ATATTCCGGGTCCTCCTCCCCACCACCATCCCAATCAGAGGCTTCCTCCACCAGGTATGGGAGCCGATCATCCTCCCTGGGGTGGAGGCCAGCACCCGGAATTTGGCCCACCGCCACATGGTTTTAATGGCCATTCACCTCACATGCGTCATCGCCAGCATCCAGTGCAAGATGATCCCAGTCTGGTGCCAAATGTGCCCTACTTTGACCTGCCAGCTGGTCTCATGGCTCCGCTTGTTAAA CTTGAGGACTGTGACTATAAACCTCTGGACCCTAAGGACATTCGGTTACCTCCACCCATGCCACCCAGTGATCGCCTGCTAGCTGCTGTGGAAGCTTTCTACAGCCCTCCATCTCATGATCGGCCTAGGAATAG TGAAGGCTGGGAGCAGAATGGCCTGTATGAATTCTTCAGGGCTAAGATGAGGGCCAGAAGGAAAAAGGATCAGGAGAAACGTAACAG TGGTCGTGGAGGCAGCCGCTCCAGGAGTCGCTCTCGCAGCCGAGGGAGGTCTTCGTCTCGCTCCAGCTCTCACTCCTCAAAGTCCTCCAGGTCACGCTCCCGTTCATCACGTTCCCGCTCCCAAAGCCGCTCTCGCTCCTACTCACGATCCAG GTCCAGGAGTAGATCCAGGTCATCTCGTAGTCACTCTCGCTCCAGGTCTCGATCCCGCTCACATTCACCCACCAAGCGACGGCGTGGCCCAAAATCTCGGAGCTCCTCCCCTCC TTCCACAGCAGTGCTGGGCACAACTTCTTCAAAATTACCTGCAGACACCAGGTTAGGGGAGGAAAACAAAGGTCATCAGCTACTGATGAAGATGG GTTGGAGTGGCTCAGGGGGCTTGGGGGCTAAAGAACAGGGCATCCAGGACCCCATTAAAGGAGGCGATATCAGGGATAAATGGGACCAGTACAAAGGTGTGGGGGTCTCACTGGATGACCCTTACGAGAACTATCGCAGGAATAAAAGTTACAACTTTGTAGCTCGCATGAAGGCAAGAGAAGAAG TCAATCGGGAACCCCAGGACGCCCCTTCAACTGACTGA